From Acetonema longum DSM 6540, one genomic window encodes:
- a CDS encoding LysE/ArgO family amino acid transporter codes for MLIAFFHGLLLALGLILPLGVQNVFVFTQGAVQPSYWRAMPVVLTASLADTFLILLAVLGVSVAVLQFYWLKLLLISAGFLFLLYMSWVTWKSSASSRSRQDQALWSLKRRIFFALSVSLLNPHAIIDTIGVIGVSSLAYTGLARLAFTLACILVSWVWFFGLSLAGRFTGQADSSGRLLQGLQRFSAVIIFGCAIILLAGVEKSL; via the coding sequence GTGCTAATTGCATTTTTTCATGGTCTTCTTTTAGCCTTGGGACTGATCCTGCCGTTAGGTGTGCAAAATGTGTTTGTCTTTACCCAGGGGGCAGTCCAGCCAAGTTACTGGCGGGCCATGCCCGTCGTCTTAACAGCGTCTCTTGCTGACACCTTTCTGATCCTGCTGGCAGTGCTTGGCGTGTCGGTTGCAGTCCTGCAATTCTATTGGCTGAAGTTGTTGCTGATCAGTGCCGGTTTTCTTTTTTTGCTGTACATGAGCTGGGTTACCTGGAAAAGCAGCGCATCCTCTCGCAGCCGGCAGGACCAGGCTCTCTGGAGTCTAAAGCGGCGCATCTTTTTTGCTTTATCGGTATCACTGCTTAATCCGCATGCAATTATTGACACCATCGGGGTGATTGGGGTAAGTTCTCTGGCATATACAGGGCTGGCAAGGCTGGCTTTTACTCTAGCCTGTATCCTTGTTTCCTGGGTATGGTTTTTTGGATTATCTTTAGCTGGTCGATTTACCGGCCAGGCTGATTCATCCGGACGTCTACTGCAGGGATTGCAGCGGTTTTCAGCCGTGATTATTTTTGGCTGCGCCATCATTCTGCTGGCTGGCGTTGAAAAAAGTTTATAA